One Helianthus annuus cultivar XRQ/B chromosome 12, HanXRQr2.0-SUNRISE, whole genome shotgun sequence genomic region harbors:
- the LOC110895654 gene encoding uncharacterized protein LOC110895654 encodes MGTVQHRHPSVAVPLSIASPPSLFLQRRQRRGQDVWDAHKRTNRLGLSPTSSQIPITTNGGTARDATAAAYSEERSGAFGSHHRPCSVPIIITFCSSIGTLITSVPYFRFRSTTDLRSNLLYVRL; translated from the coding sequence ATGGGGACCGTCCAGCATCGTCATCCATCCGTCGCCGTCCCCCTCTCCATTGCTAGCCCTCCGTCGCTGTTCCTCCAGCGTCGCCAACGTCGGGGTCAGGACGTTTGGGACGCTCACAAAAGGACAAACAGGTTAGGGCTTTCACCAACATCCAGCCAAATACCCATCACCACCAACGGTGGAACCGCCAGGGATGCTACCGCCGCTGCGTATAGCGAAGAAAGGAGCGGAGCGTTTGGCTCTCATCACCGGCCGTGTTCAGTCCCTATCATCATCACCTTTTGTAGCTCAATCGGAACTCTCATCACCTCCGTGCCCTACTTCCGTTTCCGATCAACTACCGATCTCCG
- the LOC110893337 gene encoding F-box protein At3g07870-like — protein MSDNIPFDLQQIIISKLPVELEEIILNKLTVDSIPIGLQSLEHQHQHLLVRYKDAVNLELKYVSIADTDTDTFPQNTVSVTVPQSVVNLDEPYTTIDSPHGLLCLFSITDRKAVIWNPSLRKAVDVVLPDIADDEMCRTVLGFGVCRETRDPKIVKIKMDTKIHMDGGVYVFTLSTRIWRSVYSSNVPSKVTIFGEEQVVVGGVVYWLAIPRVGGGDWYGNLIVSFDLTSEEFGEVKLPDRLAHTHCNLSMIKPRESLVAIEGCVEDSELVYHVWVMKDGVPKLFEKLFTISSHSPYGSLNSIRGFRKTGEALVELQARPSIRTLAAYEPYSKSIKNIGTSEKHIYVYSYTETLLLLDQPVITN, from the exons ATGTCAGACAACATTCCCTTCGATCTCCAACAGATAATCATAAGCAAGCTCCCGGTGGAACTCGAAGAGATAATCCTGAACAAGCTTACCGTTGATTCGATTCCGATCGGTCTGCAAAGCCTGGAA CATCAACATCAACATCTGCTGGTAAGGTATAAAGACGCTGTTAATCTCGAGCTAAAATATGTTTCAATTGCTGACACTGATACTGATACTTTCCCCCAAAATACGGTTTCTGTGACTGTTCCCCAATCGGTAGTTAATTTGGATGAACCTTATACAACAATTGACAGCCCCCACGGATTATTGTGTTTGTTCAGTATAACCGACAGGAAGGCGGTTATTTGGAATCCTTCTCTTAGGAAAGCGGTTGATGTTGTTCTGCCCGATATCGCTGATGATGAGATGTGTAGAACTGTTCTAGGGTTTGGGGTTTGTCGGGAGACTAGAGACCCGAagattgttaagattaagatggATACAAAAATACATATGGACGGAGGTGTTTACGTCTTTACGTTAAGCACGAGGATTTGGAGAAGTGTGTATAGTAGCAATGTACCGAGTAAGGTTACCATATTTGGTGAGGAACAGGTGGTTGTAGGTGGAGTTGTTTATTGGCTTGCTATTCCTAGGGTTGGTGGTGGAGACTGGTATGGAAATTTGATTGTTTCGTTTGATCTGACAAGTGAAGAGTTTGGAGAAGTGAAACTTCCGGATAGACTAGCTCATACTCATTGCAATTTGTCTATGATTAAGCCAAGGGAGTCGCTTGTTGCGATTGAAGGCTGTGTAGAGGACTCTGAACTGGTTTACCATGTATGGGTGATGAAAGATGGTGTTCCAAAGTTGTTTGAAAAGCTCTTCACTATCAGTAGTCACTCACCATATGGATCATTGAATTCTATAAGGGGCTTTAGGAAGACCGGTGAAGCTTTAGTCGAATTGCAAGCTCGTCCTTCCATTAGAACACTTGCTGCTTATGAACCCTACTCTAAATCCATAAAAAATATTGGGACTAGTGAAAAGCATATTTATGTGTATTCCTACACGGAAACACTACTTCTGCTTGATCAACCCGTTATTACAAATTAG
- the LOC110895652 gene encoding F-box/LRR-repeat/kelch-repeat protein At1g09650-like, whose amino-acid sequence MSDNLPFEIQEIIINKLPVEPLIRFRTVCKAWKSLIDSSDFIRNHIKQQQHQHLLVRYHDALHLELKYVPIADNDDVTFPHHKVPVTIPQLAVNSFNHFHYTRIDSSHGLLCLFGPDNKAVIWNPSIRKAVDVVLPHMVLGDGIHINVLGFGVCPETIDPKVIKIRINTEDVIPWQVEVFTLSTRVWRSAYSSNVPSKCFWFGGEQVVVGGVVYFLVSDRVDGRDGCGNLIVSFDLTSEEFGEVKLPDCLTYTHKLSMLKLRESLAVIEAGLKEVDLGRGYYKRAYHVWRMEDGVSKLFKKLFTIDYLPDGSDVDIRGFRKTGEALLEWLAPPDFNGTLVAYEPYSKAITNLGINGSYISGYSFTETLLLL is encoded by the coding sequence ATGTCAGACAATCTTCCCTTCGAAATCCAAGAGATAATCATCAACAAGCTTCCAGTGGAACCCTTGATTCGATTCCGAACAGTCTGCAAAGCATGGAAGTCCCTCATCGACAGTTCCGATTTCATTCGAAATCATATCAagcaacaacaacatcaacatctgCTCGTAAGGTATCATGATGCTCTTCATCTCGAGCTAAAATATGTTCCAATTGCTGACAATGATGATGTTACTTTCCCCCATCATAAGGTTCCTGTTACTATTCCCCAATTGGCAGTTAATTCGTTTAATCATTTTCATTATACAAGAATTGACAGCTCTCACGGATTATTGTGTTTGTTCGGTCCCGACAATAAAGCGGTTATTTGGAATCCTTCTATTAGGAAAGCGGTTGATGTTGTTCTGCCTCATATGGTACTTGGTGATGGGATACATATAAATGTTTTAGGGTTTGGGGTTTGTCCGGAGACTATAGACCCGAAGGTTATTAAAATTAGGATTAATACGGAAGATGTGATCCCGTGGCAGGTTGAGGTGTTTACGCTAAGCACGAGGGTTTGGAGAAGTGCGTATAGCAGCAATGTACCGAGCAAGTGTTTTTGGTTTGGTGGGGAACAGGTGGTTGTAGGTGGAGTTGTTTATTTTCTTGTTAGTGATAGGGTTGATGGTAGAGATGGGTGTGGTAATTTGATTGTTTCGTTTGATCTGACAAGTGAAGAGTTTGGAGAAGTGAAGCTTCCGGATTGCCTAACTTATACTCATAAATTGTCTATGCTTAAGCTAAGGGAGTCACTTGCTGTGATTGAAGCCGGTCTAAAGGAAGTCGACCTCGGTCGAGGGTACTATAAACGAGCTTACCATGTATGGAGGATGGAGGATGGTGTTTCAAAGTTGTTTAAAAAGCTCTTCACTATCGACTACCTACCAGATGGATCAGACGTTGATATAAGGGGCTTTAGGAAGACTGGTGAAGCTTTACTCGAATGGCTAGCTCCTCCTGACTTCAATGGAACACTTGTTGCTTATGAACCTTATTCTAAAGCCATCACTAATCTTGGGATTAATGGAAGTTATATTTCTGGGTATTCCTTCACAGAAACACTGCTTCTGCTTTGA
- the LOC110895651 gene encoding putative F-box protein At1g32420, whose product MSDNIPFEIQELIMNKLPVEPLIRFRTVCKAWKSLIDSSDFIRNHIKQQNQQHLLVRYHDALHPELKFVSIPDNDDDTDPFPQHKVPVTVPQLVVNSVDHYTIIDSSHGLLCLFGPDDKAVIWNPSIRKAVDVVLPDMVGDGIYVNVLGFGVCPETIDPKVIKIRIYTEDVIPWQVEVFTLSTRVWRSAYSSNVPSKCFWFGGEQVVVGGVVYFLVSDRVDGRDGCGNLIVSFDLTSEEFGEVKLPDCLTYTHKLSMLKLRESLAVIEASLEEVDLGRGYDKRVYHIWRMKDGVPKLFEKLFSIDYSPDGSVVYIRGFRKTGEALLGWLAPPDFNRTLAAYEPYSKAITNLGINGSYISVYSFTETLLLLL is encoded by the coding sequence ATGTCAGACAACATTCCCTTCGAAATCCAAGAGCTAATCATGAACAAGCTTCCAGTGGAACCCTTGATTCGATTCCGAACAGTCTGCAAAGCATGGAAGTCCCTCATCGACAGTTCCGATTTCATTCGAAATCATATCAAGCAACAGAATCAGCAACATCTGCTCGTAAGGTATCACGACGCCCTTCATCCCGAGCTAAAATTTGTTTCAATTCCTGACAATGATGATGATACTGATCCTTTCCCCCAACATAAGGTTCCTGTTACTGTTCCCCAATTAGTAGTTAATTCGGTTGATCATTATACAATAATTGACAGCTCTCATGGATTATTGTGTTTGTTCGGTCCCGACGATAAAGCGGTTATTTGGAATCCTTCTATTAGGAAAGCGGTTGATGTTGTTCTGCCTGATATGGTTGGTGATGGGATATATGTAAATGTGTTAGGGTTTGGGGTTTGTCCGGAGACTATAGACCCGAAGGTTATTAAAATTAGGATTTATACGGAAGATGTGATCCCGTGGCAGGTTGAGGTGTTTACGCTAAGCACGAGGGTTTGGAGAAGTGCGTATAGCAGCAATGTACCGAGCAAGTGTTTTTGGTTTGGTGGGGAACAGGTGGTTGTAGGTGGAGTTGTTTATTTTCTTGTTAGTGATAGGGTTGATGGTAGAGATGGGTGTGGTAATTTGATTGTTTCGTTTGATCTGACAAGTGAAGAGTTTGGAGAAGTGAAGCTTCCGGATTGCCTAACTTATACTCATAAATTGTCTATGCTTAAGCTAAGGGAGTCACTTGCTGTGATTGAAGCCAGTCTAGAGGAAGTCGACCTCGGTCGAGGGTACGATAAACGAGTTTACCATATATGGAGGATGAAGGATGGTGTTCCAAAGTTGTTTGAAAAGCTCTTCTCTATCGACTACTCACCAGATGGATCAGTGGTTTATATAAGGGGCTTTAGGAAAACTGGTGAAGCTTTACTCGGATGGCTAGCTCCTCCTGACTTCAATAGAACACTTGCTGCTTATGAACCCTATTCTAAAGCCATCACTAATCTTGGGATTAATGGAAGTTATATTTCTGTGTATTCCTTCACAGAAACACTGCTTCTTCTGCTTTGA